A genomic region of Deinococcus sp. KSM4-11 contains the following coding sequences:
- a CDS encoding chloride channel protein has translation MRSPLPRAVMTRLETGRLVVLSVLLGGLVGGLSILLRALLDSVMGLGAALTGYSPPGTPGEGGLLIAFGTALPWGLLALPVVGAAYAWLIPAMPGGPLTQLVGGYHARGQWPGITTQLRTLVGTILGYGSGLLVGRDSAFTMTGQLGTRLMQRVTRLDAVELRALTLAGAAAALGAVLHAPLAAAVFVVEVLYRRFEFEFEVLMPCVLAAVAGSAVYGLAYGFAPLLSLQGVQVPAAAQVPAFVLVAALVTLAGWLLLLAGRLWPTRLTGGWWRPLLGAAFGLITAAVAWYVTPSVLGDGSGFVQLAVSGFTGPEGLQQGAWRWALLALGTAVAFGGGILPSVGVGGLLGAGLGSVLGIDTATSTLVGAVAFLTVTLNVPLAAALLGVAWGGEALLPVALLASGLAHGLSGVSGLLPTQITSRRDSGVHAGGPALLPDTVRFIPRRAPDTPATPFDAPTDSEPEATSDRELYRRGVPPSWRGARLHLLSLPPGVEVIGIVRDGTVRLPRPELRLTDEDELVFLARPDAYVALEGILRLPGA, from the coding sequence ATGCGTTCTCCTCTGCCCCGCGCCGTCATGACCCGCCTGGAGACAGGGCGGCTGGTCGTGCTGAGCGTGCTGCTCGGCGGCCTGGTCGGGGGGCTGAGCATCCTGCTGCGCGCCCTGCTGGACAGCGTCATGGGCCTGGGCGCGGCCCTGACCGGGTACTCGCCTCCGGGCACCCCCGGCGAGGGCGGCCTGCTGATCGCCTTCGGCACCGCCCTGCCCTGGGGCCTGCTGGCCCTACCAGTCGTCGGCGCAGCCTACGCGTGGTTGATTCCCGCGATGCCCGGCGGCCCGCTCACGCAGCTGGTCGGCGGCTACCACGCGCGCGGGCAGTGGCCGGGCATCACCACCCAGCTGCGGACTCTGGTCGGCACCATCCTGGGCTACGGCTCGGGCCTGCTGGTCGGGCGGGACTCGGCCTTCACCATGACCGGGCAACTCGGCACCCGCCTCATGCAGCGCGTGACCCGCCTGGACGCGGTGGAGTTGCGCGCCCTGACGCTGGCTGGCGCGGCGGCGGCCCTGGGCGCGGTGCTGCACGCTCCGCTGGCCGCCGCCGTGTTCGTGGTCGAGGTGCTCTACCGACGCTTCGAGTTCGAGTTCGAGGTTCTGATGCCCTGCGTGCTGGCCGCCGTGGCCGGCAGCGCCGTGTACGGCCTCGCGTACGGCTTCGCGCCGCTGCTGAGCCTGCAGGGCGTGCAGGTGCCGGCGGCGGCGCAGGTGCCGGCCTTCGTGCTGGTCGCGGCGCTGGTCACGCTGGCCGGCTGGCTGCTCCTGCTCGCCGGGCGGCTGTGGCCCACGCGCCTGACGGGCGGCTGGTGGCGGCCGCTGCTGGGCGCGGCGTTCGGCCTGATCACAGCCGCCGTCGCGTGGTACGTCACGCCCAGCGTGCTTGGGGACGGCAGCGGCTTCGTCCAGCTGGCCGTCTCTGGCTTCACGGGGCCGGAGGGACTGCAACAGGGCGCGTGGCGCTGGGCGCTGCTGGCCCTGGGCACCGCCGTCGCCTTCGGGGGCGGCATCCTGCCGTCGGTCGGCGTGGGCGGGCTGCTCGGCGCGGGACTGGGCAGCGTGCTCGGCATCGACACGGCCACGTCCACCCTGGTCGGGGCGGTGGCGTTCCTGACCGTCACCCTGAACGTCCCGCTGGCCGCCGCGCTGCTGGGCGTCGCGTGGGGCGGCGAGGCGCTGCTGCCGGTCGCCCTGCTCGCCAGCGGGCTCGCCCACGGCCTGAGCGGCGTGTCCGGCCTGCTGCCCACACAGATCACGTCCCGGCGCGACAGCGGCGTGCACGCGGGTGGCCCGGCCCTGCTGCCCGACACCGTGCGCTTCATTCCGCGCCGCGCTCCGGACACGCCCGCCACGCCCTTCGACGCGCCCACCGACAGCGAGCCGGAGGCCACCTCCGACCGGGAACTGTACCGCCGGGGCGTGCCGCCCTCGTGGCGCGGCGCGCGGCTGCACCTGCTGAGCC
- the sodA gene encoding superoxide dismutase [Mn], with protein sequence MAYELPKLPYAYDALEPHIDARTMEIHHTKHHQTYVDNANKALEGTDMADMPAEELITKLDQVPADKKNVLRNNAGGHVNHSMFWQVLGPQGSGQPSGDLLQAITDAFGSFDAFKEKFEDAAKTRFGSGWAWLVVKDGKLAVVSTANQDNPTMGEAVAGVSGTPILGVDVWEHAYYLNYQNKRPDYLKAFWNVVNWAEVQKRYDAAK encoded by the coding sequence ATGGCTTACGAACTGCCCAAACTGCCCTACGCCTACGACGCCCTGGAACCCCACATCGACGCGCGCACCATGGAGATTCACCACACCAAGCACCACCAGACCTACGTGGACAACGCCAACAAGGCCCTGGAAGGCACGGACATGGCCGACATGCCGGCCGAGGAACTGATCACCAAGCTCGATCAGGTGCCGGCCGACAAGAAGAACGTGCTGCGCAACAATGCCGGTGGGCACGTCAACCACTCGATGTTCTGGCAGGTGCTCGGCCCCCAGGGCAGCGGCCAGCCCAGCGGTGACCTGCTCCAGGCCATCACGGACGCCTTCGGCAGCTTCGACGCCTTCAAGGAGAAGTTTGAGGACGCCGCCAAGACCCGCTTCGGCAGCGGCTGGGCGTGGCTGGTCGTGAAGGACGGCAAGCTGGCCGTGGTCAGCACCGCCAACCAGGACAACCCCACCATGGGCGAGGCCGTGGCCGGCGTGAGCGGCACCCCAATCCTGGGCGTGGACGTGTGGGAGCACGCGTACTATCTGAACTACCAGAACAAGCGCCCGGATTACCTCAAGGCCTTCTGGAACGTCGTGAACTGGG